One Thunnus albacares chromosome 12, fThuAlb1.1, whole genome shotgun sequence genomic region harbors:
- the neurod6b gene encoding neurogenic differentiation factor 6-B, producing MLTLPFEEPHMMCEPRFGAKYPRESLPESREQERQHNPDRSNSDMREAEGDISDREEDEREDDQDEDGLPKKRGPRKKKISKEHMDRSKLRRQEANARERSRMHGLNDALESLRKVVPCYSKTQKLSKIETLRLAKNYIWALSETLSAGKRPDLLTFVQTLCKGLSQPTTNLVAGCLQLNARNFLTDHNGEVMFSGRSPYDAMYSYPGSDMNTPPGHSGGSLDSSAKPFRHYSYSGAYEPYYENPSPESRSPHFDGQLSPPMNFNGIFSLKHEDPPDYGKSSHYGMRYCSAPGRAALAHNSMYRVSPEARFPYDLHVRSQSFQAQGEVNGSFHN from the coding sequence ATGTTGACACTGCCTTTCGAGGAACCGCATATGATGTGCGAGCCACGGTTTGGTGCCAAATATCCCCGTGAAAGCTTACCTGAGAGCCGGGAGCAGGAGCGACAGCACAACCCGGACAGGTCCAACTCAGACATGAGGGAGGCAGAGGGCGACATCTCcgacagagaggaagatgagagagaggacGATCAGGATGAGGACGGGCTTCCTAAAAAGCGAGGCCCCCGGAAAAAGAAGATCAGCAAGGAGCATATGGACAGGTCTAAACTACGGCGTCAGGAAGCCAACGCCCGTGAACGCAGCCGGATGCACGGCTTGAACGACGCCCTGGAGAGCCTGCGTAAAGTTGTGCCGTGCtactcaaaaactcaaaaactgTCCAAGATTGAGACCCTCAGACTGGCTAAAAATTACATCTGGGCCCTGTCAGAGACTCTGAGCGCAGGGAAGAGACCGGACCTCCTCACCTTCGTACAGACTTTGTGCAAAGGATTATCCCAGCCCACCACCAACTTAGTGGCCGGTTGTTTGCAGCTGAACGCGAGAAATTTCCTCACAGACCACAACGGGGAGGTCATGTTCTCTGGCAGATCGCCATACGATGCTATGTACTCGTACCCAGGCTCAGACATGAACACGCCCCCCGGCCACAGCGGCGGCAGCTTGGACAGCAGCGCCAAGCCGTTCCGTCACTACAGCTACAGCGGCGCGTACGAGCCGTACTACGAGAACCCATCCCCAGAGAGCAGGAGCCCGCATTTCGACGGCCAGCTGAGCCCGCCGATGAACTTTAATGGGATTTTCTCCCTAAAACACGAGGATCCACCAGACTACGGCAAAAGCAGCCACTATGGCATGCGCTACTGCAGTGCGCCAGGACGCGCGGCTCTTGCGCACAACTCCATGTACAGAGTGTCCCCAGAGGCCCGTTTCCCCTACGATCTGCACGTCCGCAGCCAGTCCTTCCAAGCACAAGGGGAAGTTAATGGCTCTTTccacaattaa